From the Patescibacteria group bacterium genome, one window contains:
- a CDS encoding thioredoxin domain-containing protein, whose protein sequence is METGQKKWYTKWWGILLILFLTLFLIVLVALIFYIADTANRMKSGQWQNDKMLADLSQYQAPKINPTITGANNYWLGSAKPKITIVEFADFDCPLCQNSFFNIREISLRYKNDVKIIFRDYPIYENSVNLALAGRCAGEQGLFWLMHDKLYAQQGKFELNQLPDFANQIGANITKFNDCLSNEKYLNDIKKDYADGQSLEIRGTPTWFINGYKIEGDIPYDLFIQIIEELIK, encoded by the coding sequence ATGGAAACCGGACAAAAAAAATGGTATACAAAATGGTGGGGAATTTTGCTTATACTTTTTCTCACTTTATTTCTGATTGTCCTTGTGGCTTTAATTTTTTATATTGCTGATACGGCCAACCGGATGAAAAGCGGCCAATGGCAAAATGATAAAATGCTGGCTGATTTAAGCCAATATCAAGCGCCCAAAATCAACCCAACAATAACCGGCGCTAACAACTATTGGCTTGGTTCGGCCAAACCTAAAATTACAATCGTGGAATTCGCCGATTTTGATTGTCCGCTTTGCCAAAATTCATTTTTTAATATCCGGGAAATCAGCTTGAGATATAAAAATGATGTTAAAATAATATTCAGGGACTATCCGATTTATGAAAATTCGGTAAACCTGGCTTTAGCCGGGCGTTGCGCCGGAGAGCAGGGATTGTTCTGGCTGATGCATGACAAACTTTACGCCCAGCAGGGAAAATTTGAGTTAAACCAGTTGCCTGATTTTGCCAATCAAATCGGAGCGAATATAACAAAATTTAACGATTGCTTAAGCAATGAAAAATATTTAAACGACATAAAAAAAGATTATGCGGATGGGCAGTCTTTGGAAATAAGGGGCACGCCGACCTGGTTTATAAACGGCTATAAAATTGAAGGCGACATCCCCTATGATTTATTCATCCAGATAATTGAGGAATTGATAAAATAA
- a CDS encoding pyruvate ferredoxin oxidoreductase subunit gamma, translating into MKQIRIHGRGGQGVVTAAELIAIAAFADGKQAQAFPSFGVERTGAPIESFARIDDKPIRIREHVYEPDVLIIQDSSLLNTVDVAKGAGENTLVIVNTTKNKNELKINLPEKNIHAVDATKIALEIIGKNIVNTIILGAFAKATKLVSLDGLKKAIKQKFKDKGKDIIEKNVKAVTKAYNS; encoded by the coding sequence ATGAAACAAATTAGAATTCATGGCCGCGGCGGGCAGGGTGTGGTAACCGCCGCCGAATTAATCGCCATCGCGGCTTTTGCCGACGGGAAACAGGCCCAGGCTTTCCCTTCTTTTGGCGTGGAAAGAACCGGCGCTCCGATTGAATCCTTTGCCCGCATTGACGACAAACCGATCAGAATCAGAGAGCATGTTTATGAACCCGATGTTTTAATAATCCAGGATTCCTCTTTGCTTAATACCGTTGATGTCGCCAAAGGCGCCGGCGAAAACACTTTGGTTATAGTAAACACAACGAAAAATAAAAACGAGCTTAAAATAAATTTGCCGGAAAAAAATATTCACGCTGTGGACGCCACAAAAATCGCTTTGGAAATAATCGGCAAAAATATTGTTAATACCATAATTCTGGGGGCTTTTGCCAAAGCAACGAAATTAGTCAGCCTAGACGGCCTTAAAAAAGCTATAAAACAAAAATTTAAAGATAAGGGCAAGGATATAATAGAAAAAAACGTTAAAGCCGTAACCAAAGCTTACAATTCTTAA
- a CDS encoding 4Fe-4S binding protein: MKINITAKPGSTMKNKTGGWRTFKPKIDLNKCIGCGICSRVCPEGAVEMINNKEGKPKPKIDYDYCKGCGVCAAECPVKAIIMELDKK; this comes from the coding sequence ATGAAAATTAACATAACCGCAAAACCGGGATCAACCATGAAAAATAAAACCGGCGGCTGGCGGACATTTAAGCCGAAAATCGATTTGAATAAATGTATTGGTTGCGGAATTTGCTCAAGAGTTTGCCCGGAAGGCGCCGTCGAGATGATAAACAATAAAGAAGGAAAACCAAAACCAAAAATAGATTATGATTATTGCAAGGGCTGCGGTGTCTGCGCCGCCGAATGCCCGGTTAAAGCGATTATAATGGAATTAGACAAGAAGTGA
- the porA gene encoding pyruvate ferredoxin oxidoreductase — protein sequence MSKNIQSSKSQILEGSHAIALAIKNINPAVISAYPITPQTHIVEDLAKFKADGQAKYEYVRAESEFAAASIILGASATGTRVYSATSSQGLLLMTEVIFNIAGMRLPVVITCANRAVSAPISIWNDQQDAVTIRDAGWIMLFAENHQEAVDQHIIAYKVAEKLNLPVMVNIDGYILTHSYEPVVIPEAKQIKKYLPDYKPRVGQFLDPANPITMGAFATPAHYMEIRQDLHDDLISSLKVINEEYKKYKTIFSETNDKNSSALCVMRYALCENGLLEYYGPKNPKIILAAMGSVVGTIKEVMDENNSSFLNSKVGVLKVKTFRPFPAEEILKIIKPAKYIAVIDKSISLGQIGPLASDIKAAGQGKVKSKIQSFIVGLGGRDVTKEMIKKIIAEVRKNDDKIRFIGK from the coding sequence ATGTCAAAAAATATTCAATCATCTAAATCCCAAATTTTGGAGGGTTCTCATGCCATCGCCCTGGCAATAAAAAACATCAACCCGGCGGTCATTTCCGCTTACCCTATTACTCCGCAAACCCATATTGTGGAAGATCTAGCTAAGTTTAAAGCTGACGGTCAGGCCAAATATGAATATGTTCGGGCGGAAAGCGAATTTGCGGCCGCATCTATTATTCTTGGCGCCAGCGCCACCGGAACGCGAGTCTATAGCGCCACCTCTTCCCAGGGCCTGCTTCTGATGACCGAAGTTATTTTTAATATCGCTGGCATGCGCCTGCCTGTGGTAATAACCTGCGCTAACCGGGCGGTTTCGGCTCCTATAAGCATCTGGAATGACCAGCAAGACGCCGTGACTATTCGCGACGCCGGCTGGATTATGCTTTTCGCGGAAAATCATCAGGAAGCGGTTGACCAGCACATTATTGCCTACAAAGTGGCGGAAAAATTAAACCTACCGGTGATGGTAAATATCGACGGCTATATTTTAACTCATTCCTATGAACCGGTAGTTATCCCCGAAGCTAAACAAATAAAAAAATATTTGCCCGATTATAAACCCAGGGTCGGCCAATTTTTAGACCCAGCCAATCCGATAACTATGGGCGCTTTTGCCACCCCGGCCCATTATATGGAAATCCGGCAAGACCTGCACGATGACCTAATTTCCAGCTTAAAGGTAATCAATGAGGAATACAAAAAATATAAAACAATTTTTTCTGAAACAAATGATAAAAATTCTTCCGCGTTATGCGTTATGCGTTATGCGTTATGCGAAAACGGCTTGCTTGAATACTACGGCCCGAAAAATCCGAAGATAATTTTAGCGGCTATGGGTTCGGTTGTCGGCACTATCAAAGAAGTTATGGACGAGAATAATTCTTCTTTCTTAAATAGCAAAGTCGGCGTCCTAAAAGTAAAAACTTTCCGGCCTTTCCCGGCCGAGGAAATTTTAAAAATCATAAAACCGGCCAAATATATCGCGGTTATTGATAAATCCATTTCTCTGGGCCAGATCGGCCCTTTAGCCAGCGACATAAAAGCGGCTGGCCAAGGAAAAGTTAAAAGCAAAATTCAGAGTTTCATTGTCGGTTTGGGCGGACGGGACGTGACAAAGGAAATGATTAAAAAAATAATAGCTGAAGTTAGAAAAAATGATGATAAGATAAGATTTATCGGTAAATAA
- a CDS encoding pilin: MKKLPKIFLILFLSVFILQMVYLIIPLTIPKKIQAADDVKFNPQVSIPDSQFQRVECPPGTSKEKCEELKYTITGKTIGEYIQAIYNYAIGIVGILAAVVLMFGGVIWLTAGGSPERVKEAKAWIGASISGLILVLCSYMILNTINPDLVSFKEIAPEIVPKSKLKLEDITCEYYTDEQNCKYSAGCKWEDGKCILDTGYAKCGLTEEEKVGPFRCCEKKLTADTYEYKYALIPLNQSCVDVCEGGGWVKVDNNKCETKLGY, translated from the coding sequence ATGAAAAAACTACCAAAAATCTTCTTAATACTTTTTCTCTCCGTTTTCATTCTGCAAATGGTCTACTTAATTATCCCACTTACTATCCCCAAAAAAATCCAAGCGGCTGATGATGTAAAATTCAACCCGCAAGTAAGCATACCGGATAGCCAATTTCAAAGAGTGGAATGTCCTCCCGGCACGTCTAAAGAAAAGTGTGAAGAACTTAAATATACCATTACCGGGAAAACCATCGGGGAATATATCCAAGCCATCTACAATTACGCTATCGGCATTGTCGGAATTTTGGCAGCTGTGGTTTTAATGTTTGGCGGGGTAATCTGGCTCACGGCCGGCGGCAGCCCGGAAAGGGTGAAAGAAGCCAAGGCCTGGATTGGGGCCTCTATTTCCGGCTTAATTTTAGTTTTATGCTCTTACATGATTTTAAATACTATCAATCCGGATTTGGTGAGTTTTAAAGAGATAGCGCCGGAAATTGTGCCAAAATCGAAATTAAAATTAGAAGACATTACTTGCGAATATTATACAGATGAACAAAATTGCAAATATTCAGCCGGATGTAAATGGGAAGATGGAAAATGTATTTTAGACACCGGATACGCAAAATGCGGACTCACAGAAGAAGAAAAGGTTGGACCGTTTAGATGTTGCGAAAAAAAATTAACGGCAGATACATATGAATATAAATATGCCCTTATCCCGCTTAACCAATCCTGTGTTGATGTTTGTGAAGGAGGTGGTTGGGTAAAAGTAGATAATAATAAATGCGAAACTAAATTAGGATACTAA
- a CDS encoding pilin has translation MSRRTNFFNKKFPKIFTIIFLILIILQTGAFVFSSLFYTPVKAQTKWTNPTDNFFFTVFSEPKECPDDPTKTCVPWIGEYIGSIYNYAIGIVGILAAIVLMFGGVIWLTAGGSPERVKEAKAWIGASLSGLVLMLCSYMILYQINPDLVKLNPLKIKLVEKIPIEVRLEECRWGVGYTDYQFVAESCKDIAEKEKWENPATWETKESENCKGIKPAGNYVLCCCPPREEILKTNNIGVKPSCPSGGPYTNCVSLTGINNKTLEEIVRLGVNCTSCAANEIFITGGTEPGHSTGTYSHANGYKVDLRPGTNLDNYIKDNFKKIGTRSDGAEQWESPSGAIYAFEDYGDAHWDVLVK, from the coding sequence ATGTCCCGTCGTACTAACTTTTTTAATAAAAAATTCCCAAAAATTTTTACTATTATTTTTTTGATTTTAATAATCCTGCAAACAGGCGCTTTTGTTTTTTCCAGTTTGTTTTATACGCCGGTAAAAGCCCAGACAAAATGGACAAATCCGACTGACAACTTTTTCTTTACTGTTTTTTCCGAACCAAAAGAGTGCCCCGATGATCCGACTAAAACCTGCGTTCCTTGGATAGGAGAATATATCGGCAGTATTTATAATTACGCGATCGGCATTGTGGGAATTTTAGCGGCCATAGTTCTAATGTTCGGCGGGGTAATCTGGCTCACGGCCGGCGGCAGTCCGGAAAGGGTGAAAGAAGCCAAGGCCTGGATTGGCGCTTCTCTTTCCGGATTGGTTTTAATGTTATGCTCTTATATGATTTTATACCAGATAAATCCGGATTTGGTTAAATTAAATCCTTTAAAAATAAAGTTGGTGGAAAAAATACCGATTGAAGTTCGCCTAGAAGAATGCCGATGGGGAGTTGGCTACACAGATTACCAATTTGTGGCTGAATCTTGCAAAGACATAGCGGAAAAAGAAAAATGGGAAAATCCCGCTACTTGGGAGACTAAAGAATCAGAGAATTGCAAAGGGATTAAACCGGCAGGAAACTATGTTCTTTGCTGCTGCCCCCCGCGGGAAGAAATATTAAAAACCAACAATATTGGCGTTAAACCTTCTTGCCCTTCGGGTGGGCCATACACCAATTGTGTCAGTTTAACGGGAATAAACAACAAAACTTTGGAAGAAATAGTAAGACTGGGCGTAAATTGCACAAGTTGCGCGGCTAATGAAATATTTATTACCGGCGGTACGGAGCCAGGCCATTCTACCGGCACTTATAGTCACGCCAATGGATATAAAGTTGATTTAAGACCCGGAACAAATCTTGATAATTATATAAAAGATAACTTTAAAAAAATTGGGACGAGAAGTGATGGGGCTGAACAATGGGAATCGCCAAGCGGCGCTATTTATGCGTTTGAGGATTACGGCGACGCCCATTGGGATGTGCTCGTTAAATAA
- a CDS encoding DUF4258 domain-containing protein, with translation MLYFTKYAEKKFDILNKHKVYFTREQIEETLKLPDKAEKKGKYLTAQKNRIKVVYKKEDEMIRIITFYPMKQ, from the coding sequence ATGCTTTACTTTACTAAATACGCGGAAAAAAAATTTGATATTCTAAATAAGCATAAAGTCTATTTTACCCGCGAACAAATAGAAGAAACTTTGAAACTGCCCGATAAAGCCGAAAAAAAAGGAAAGTATTTAACCGCGCAAAAGAATAGGATTAAGGTGGTTTATAAAAAAGAAGATGAGATGATAAGGATTATTACGTTTTACCCAATGAAACAATGA
- a CDS encoding DUF2283 domain-containing protein codes for MYYDHETNLISWEITGGKIDHTREFGNFIIHLSSSGKPILVEILDASKFVGQLDKIKVGDLKNIEKTVPAS; via the coding sequence ATGTACTACGACCATGAAACCAATTTAATAAGCTGGGAAATAACGGGAGGCAAAATTGACCACACCCGGGAATTCGGTAATTTTATAATTCACCTTTCCTCTTCCGGCAAACCAATTTTGGTGGAAATTCTTGACGCCTCTAAATTTGTCGGGCAACTTGATAAAATAAAAGTCGGGGATTTAAAAAATATTGAAAAAACAGTCCCAGCGAGTTAA
- a CDS encoding four helix bundle protein — MNEGKIKSFTDLVAWKNGHELAIHIYKITKNFPKDEIYGLTNQMRRAAVSVTSNIAEGFGRQGYKEKIQFYYLSQGSLTELKNQLLIAKDIGYINKEDFTISAKIANDAHRLLQGLITSSKSFLNLNS, encoded by the coding sequence ATGAATGAAGGAAAAATTAAATCGTTTACAGATTTAGTCGCCTGGAAAAACGGTCACGAATTAGCAATTCATATTTACAAGATTACAAAAAATTTCCCAAAAGATGAGATATATGGCCTGACAAACCAAATGAGAAGAGCAGCGGTATCTGTTACCTCAAATATTGCTGAAGGTTTTGGCAGGCAAGGGTATAAAGAAAAAATTCAATTTTATTACTTGTCCCAAGGCTCTCTGACGGAATTAAAAAACCAGTTATTAATAGCAAAAGATATCGGCTATATAAATAAAGAGGATTTTACTATTTCAGCAAAAATAGCTAATGATGCCCACAGACTACTGCAGGGTTTAATAACTTCTTCAAAGTCCTTCTTAAATCTTAATTCATAA
- a CDS encoding thiamine pyrophosphate-dependent enzyme, which translates to MIKKINSSQKLNIKASARPLSPGHRACAGCGQMIAARTVAETLGPNVIITNATGCLEVTTTPYPESAWGMPWIHSLFENASAVASGILAALKQKGDKKTKVVAQAGDGGTFDIGIGLISGMWERGENILYICYDTEAYSNTGVQASGATPWAASTTTTPAGTGPTIDAIGSHQRKKDMIAIALAHGLPYVAQSTSGFPEDIARKVKKALSIKGPAYIQILTPCVPGWNIEPSQTIKMGKLAAQTGLYPLLEYENGQLINVSKIPQPRIKAEEYLKLQGRFKHLFKDQKGKEQINYIQTLADQNIDKYGLR; encoded by the coding sequence ATGATAAAAAAAATAAATTCCAGTCAAAAATTAAATATCAAGGCAAGCGCAAGGCCCCTGTCCCCCGGCCACCGGGCCTGCGCCGGCTGCGGGCAGATGATCGCCGCCCGGACTGTAGCTGAAACTCTGGGACCCAATGTCATTATTACTAACGCCACTGGCTGCCTAGAAGTTACAACCACGCCTTACCCGGAAAGCGCCTGGGGCATGCCCTGGATTCATTCTCTTTTTGAAAACGCCTCGGCGGTTGCTTCCGGAATTTTGGCGGCTCTAAAACAGAAAGGCGATAAAAAAACAAAGGTCGTTGCCCAAGCCGGCGACGGCGGCACCTTTGATATAGGCATCGGCTTAATTTCCGGCATGTGGGAAAGAGGCGAAAATATTTTGTATATCTGCTACGACACCGAAGCTTACTCTAATACCGGCGTCCAGGCCTCGGGCGCTACGCCTTGGGCCGCCAGCACGACCACGACGCCAGCCGGAACCGGCCCAACCATTGACGCCATTGGTTCGCACCAGAGAAAAAAAGATATGATAGCAATCGCTTTGGCGCATGGCCTGCCTTATGTTGCCCAATCCACTTCCGGGTTTCCCGAAGATATTGCCCGCAAAGTAAAAAAAGCCTTAAGTATAAAAGGTCCTGCCTATATTCAGATTTTAACTCCCTGCGTGCCTGGTTGGAATATAGAACCAAGCCAGACCATAAAAATGGGAAAACTGGCTGCCCAAACCGGGTTGTACCCTCTCTTGGAATATGAAAATGGACAACTAATAAATGTTTCCAAAATCCCACAGCCGCGGATAAAGGCAGAAGAGTATTTAAAACTCCAGGGCAGATTTAAACATTTATTTAAAGATCAAAAAGGTAAAGAGCAAATTAATTATATTCAAACCCTAGCTGACCAAAATATTGACAAATATGGGTTAAGATAG
- a CDS encoding ribonuclease HI family protein, producing MSYKKLIIYTDGGARGNPGPGGIGGVIYDGNKKKLAEISEHIGHATNNQAEYKAVIATMKKAKELGGEELDFYLDSELVVKQLKREYKVKNPELAPLFLQIYNLEIGFKKVSFNHVPRERNKEADVLANKAMDRGV from the coding sequence ATGTCTTATAAGAAATTAATAATCTACACGGATGGTGGGGCGAGAGGGAACCCGGGTCCGGGCGGAATTGGGGGAGTGATTTATGACGGGAATAAAAAAAAGCTGGCGGAAATTTCGGAACATATTGGCCACGCTACCAATAACCAGGCCGAATACAAAGCGGTAATTGCGACCATGAAAAAAGCCAAGGAATTAGGCGGGGAGGAGTTGGATTTTTATTTAGACAGCGAATTAGTGGTTAAACAGCTAAAAAGAGAATATAAGGTTAAGAATCCGGAATTAGCCCCTTTGTTTTTACAGATTTATAATTTGGAAATCGGTTTTAAAAAAGTAAGTTTTAATCATGTGCCTCGGGAAAGAAATAAAGAAGCGGACGTTTTGGCGAATAAGGCGATGGACAGGGGAGTCTGA
- the recJ gene encoding single-stranded-DNA-specific exonuclease RecJ codes for MEKIWQVVPKIKDEFISKYPGYNRVVLQLLFNRGLKEKEAIENFLDSDFSKISDPFLFKDMEAAVELIIKHIREQNKILVYGDYDADGVTSSALLAEVLKILKAQAEVYIPDRVSEGYGLNRKAIDEFIKGNIKLIITVDGGIRDKEEVGYIKKKGLDIIITDHHAAPEKENLPDCLIINPNVRDERYPSKDLAGVGVAYKLVSAIIAKSKLPEEKKTKLKERTLDLVAIGTVADCVNLLGENRILVKEGLKVLNKTSRLGLRKLIEAAQIRGNLESWNIGFQLGPRLNAAGRMEHANTAFGLLVTKDKKEAEDLAIKLSKKNIDRQRITEEIMEEIEKQIIAENKQEDYIIIGVCPLREKEQEAWNEGVIGLVAGKLCEKYYRPVLVITEVGDGYKGSGRSIEEFNIVAALEEAKKFLEKYGGHPAACGFSLLSANLDNFIAKMRKAAKRELSQTNLQPKLKIEAELNLNEIDEKLFGGIEKFLPFGQGNPQPKFFTKGVQIKDIMNMGADGQHVKFRFNGFWAVAFGRSEEWKDFKIGDMVDMVYYIEKNNFNCRSEVQLKLVDVKSHNA; via the coding sequence ATGGAAAAAATTTGGCAAGTGGTGCCGAAAATTAAAGATGAATTCATAAGTAAATACCCTGGCTATAATCGGGTTGTTTTGCAATTGCTTTTTAACCGCGGCCTAAAAGAAAAGGAAGCGATTGAAAATTTTTTAGATTCTGATTTTTCCAAAATTTCCGATCCATTTTTATTTAAAGACATGGAGGCGGCTGTTGAATTGATAATTAAACATATTAGAGAACAAAATAAAATTTTGGTTTATGGGGACTACGACGCAGACGGAGTTACTTCTTCCGCTCTTTTGGCGGAAGTTTTGAAAATCCTCAAAGCGCAAGCGGAGGTTTATATACCGGATCGGGTGAGCGAGGGGTACGGGCTTAACAGGAAAGCGATTGATGAGTTTATAAAGGGTAACATCAAGCTTATTATTACCGTGGACGGAGGCATCCGCGACAAAGAAGAAGTCGGGTATATTAAGAAAAAAGGGCTGGACATTATTATTACCGACCACCATGCCGCTCCGGAAAAAGAGAATTTACCGGATTGCCTCATAATTAATCCTAATGTCAGGGATGAAAGATATCCATCTAAAGATTTGGCCGGCGTGGGCGTGGCCTATAAATTGGTTTCCGCCATAATAGCCAAGTCCAAACTGCCGGAGGAGAAAAAAACAAAACTCAAAGAACGGACTCTTGACCTAGTGGCAATCGGCACAGTCGCGGATTGCGTAAATCTTTTGGGCGAAAATAGAATATTGGTAAAAGAGGGGCTTAAAGTTCTGAATAAAACTTCAAGATTGGGTTTGCGAAAATTAATAGAAGCGGCCCAAATTAGGGGGAATCTTGAATCTTGGAATATAGGATTTCAACTTGGTCCCCGGCTTAATGCCGCCGGGCGCATGGAACATGCCAATACCGCTTTTGGCTTGCTGGTTACCAAGGATAAGAAAGAGGCGGAAGACCTAGCAATAAAACTTAGCAAAAAAAATATTGACCGCCAAAGAATTACCGAAGAAATAATGGAAGAAATAGAGAAGCAAATTATTGCGGAAAATAAACAGGAGGATTATATTATTATTGGCGTCTGCCCTTTGCGGGAGAAGGAGCAAGAAGCCTGGAACGAAGGCGTGATCGGCTTGGTTGCCGGCAAGCTTTGCGAAAAATATTACCGTCCGGTTTTAGTAATTACCGAAGTCGGAGACGGGTACAAAGGTTCGGGCCGAAGCATTGAAGAATTTAATATTGTGGCCGCCTTGGAGGAGGCTAAAAAATTTTTGGAGAAATACGGCGGACATCCGGCTGCTTGCGGTTTTTCTCTGCTTTCTGCTAATTTGGATAATTTTATCGCTAAGATGCGGAAAGCGGCCAAGAGAGAATTGTCGCAAACAAATCTTCAGCCAAAATTAAAGATAGAAGCGGAGCTTAATTTGAACGAAATAGATGAGAAATTATTTGGAGGCATAGAAAAATTTTTGCCTTTTGGACAGGGCAATCCCCAGCCAAAATTTTTCACCAAGGGCGTTCAAATCAAAGATATTATGAATATGGGCGCAGACGGCCAGCATGTGAAATTTCGGTTCAACGGTTTTTGGGCGGTTGCTTTTGGCCGGAGCGAAGAATGGAAAGATTTTAAAATTGGTGATATGGTTGATATGGTTTATTATATAGAAAAGAATAATTTTAACTGCCGGAGCGAGGTGCAGTTGAAGTTGGTGGACGTAAAATCGCATAACGCATAA
- a CDS encoding GxxExxY protein, whose product MYQGGEIIYKELSYKVQGILIEARKIYGPGHKEKVYCNIIEELLQKYGIKYKREVSINIYSPLTGRIIGAYKPDFIIENKIILEVKAVDIIPRNFVDQIYSYLKVSDFELGIFVNFRSPKLYIKRVVLTNDHKHIGITGKRREDE is encoded by the coding sequence ATGTATCAAGGAGGGGAAATAATATATAAGGAGTTAAGTTATAAGGTTCAGGGTATATTAATAGAGGCCAGAAAAATATATGGCCCAGGGCATAAAGAGAAAGTCTACTGTAATATTATTGAGGAATTGCTGCAAAAGTATGGGATTAAATATAAGAGAGAAGTCAGCATCAACATTTATTCGCCATTAACAGGCAGAATCATCGGAGCTTATAAGCCGGATTTTATTATTGAGAATAAGATAATTTTAGAAGTAAAAGCAGTTGATATAATTCCAAGGAATTTTGTGGACCAGATATATAGTTATTTAAAAGTAAGTGATTTTGAGCTCGGAATTTTTGTTAATTTCAGAAGCCCAAAATTATACATTAAAAGAGTAGTTCTTACTAATGATCATAAACACATAGGAATAACCGGTAAGCGCAGAGAGGATGAGTAA